One genomic segment of Mangifera indica cultivar Alphonso chromosome 6, CATAS_Mindica_2.1, whole genome shotgun sequence includes these proteins:
- the LOC123218406 gene encoding ankyrin repeat-containing protein BDA1-like isoform X2: MEIFAENATQKLYEASMRGCVATLNTLIQNDPIILHKISLTRFTETPLHISALLGHVEFTKAIVSHKPQLVTELDSFKRSPLHLAAAEGHGEIVKELLIANKNVSMVADQEGRIPLHLAAMRGRVEVIQELISAKPESILVQIHGETALHLCVKHNHLDALKVLVSSVDDEEFLNSKNLEGNSILQVSAILQQYETTRYLLSVQKIRVDLNSLTKNGFPAFDGICRNGSIQRNLQNNPTKETTTKDRTTKVRITQLLQKLKSLWRRLTKDKRDRYKKTRENLMVVAILLATMSFQIATNPPGGNWQIDTTNQGCPAGETCIAGTSIHAYTHKDVYHTLTIVSTISFSASLGIILWLISGVPLRNRVSEGILRVGMWVAVLCIAGAYILSMSLVVPHDEILSYISMFYEQTWVYLLMGILFIHAIRFCMWVLKKLFTGVIFVAKRCCFKKKKQVDQPVVSV, from the exons ATGGAGATTTTCGCTGAAAATGCCACTCAAAAGCTGTATGAAGCAAGCATGAGGGGATGTGTAGCCACGTTGAACACATTGATACAGAATGATCCAATCATTCTCCATAAAATTTCACTCACTCGCTTCACTGAAACTCCCTTGCATATCTCAGCTTTGCTTGGTCATGTTGAGTTCACCAAAGCTATTGTGAGCCACAAGCCTCAACTTGTCACAGAGTTGGACTCTTTCAAACGCTCACCTCTTCACTTGGCTGCTGCTGAGGGCCACGGTGAAATTGTCAAAGAGCTGTTAATAGCAAATAAGAATGTGAGTATGGTTGCTGACCAAGAGGGGAGAATTCCTCTCCATTTGGCTGCAATGAGAGGGAGAGTTGAGGTGATACAAGAGCTTATAAGTGCAAAACCTGAGTCAATTCTTGTGCAAATCCATGGAGAGACAGCTCTACATTTATGTGTTAAGCATAATCATTTGGATGCACTCAAAGTATTGGTGTCATCAGTTGATGATGAGGAGTTTCTCAATTCCAAAAACCTTGAAGGGAACTCTATCTTGCAAGTATCTGCTATATTGCAGCAATATGAG ACCACTAGGTACTTGCTTTCAGTGCAAAAAATAAGAGTGGATCTGAACTCCTTGACCAAAAATGGCTTTCCAGCCTTTGATGGAATCTGCAGAAATGGCTCAATTCAAAGGAATTTACAGAACAATCCCACCAAAGAAACAACCACCAAAGATAGAACCACCAAAGTTCGAATCACCCAACTActgcaaaaattaaaatcactaTGGAGAAGGCTCACCAAGGACAAGAGGGACCGCTataaaaaaacaagagagaacTTGATGGTGGTGGCCATTTTGTTGGCCACCATGAGTTTCCAGATTGCAACAAACCCACCAGGTGGCAACTGGCAAATAGACACCACCAATCAGGGCTGCCCAGCGGGGGAAACTTGCATAGCTGGAACTTCAATTCATGCATACACTCATAAAG ATGTGTACCACACATTAACAATCGTGAGCACAATCTCATTCTCAGCATCTCTCGGCATAATTTTGTGGCTCATTAGTGGTGTTCCTCTCAGGAATAGAGTTTCTGAGGGGATTTTGCGGGTGGGAATGTGGGTTGCAGTGCTGTGTATAGCCGGTGCATACATTTTGTCAATGAGCTTGGTGGTGCCACATGATGAAATATTATCTTACATTAGTATGTTTTACGAACAGACTTGGGTTTACTTGCTTATGGGTATTCTTTTTATTCATGCAATTAGATTTTGCATGTGGGTGTTGAAGAAGCTGTTCACCGGGGTGATTTTTG
- the LOC123218406 gene encoding ankyrin repeat-containing protein BDA1-like isoform X1, protein MEIFAENATQKLYEASMRGCVATLNTLIQNDPIILHKISLTRFTETPLHISALLGHVEFTKAIVSHKPQLVTELDSFKRSPLHLAAAEGHGEIVKELLIANKNVSMVADQEGRIPLHLAAMRGRVEVIQELISAKPESILVQIHGETALHLCVKHNHLDALKVLVSSVDDEEFLNSKNLEGNSILQVSAILQQYETTRYLLSVQKIRVDLNSLTKNGFPAFDGICRNGSIQRNLQNNPTKETTTKDRTTKVRITQLLQKLKSLWRRLTKDKRDRYKKTRENLMVVAILLATMSFQIATNPPGGNWQIDTTNQGCPAGETCIAGTSIHAYTHKDVYHTLTIVSTISFSASLGIILWLISGVPLRNRVSEGILRVGMWVAVLCIAGAYILSMSLVVPYDKVLDDISTYYEQTWVYLLMGILFIHAIRFCWWVLKKLFMGVIFVAKRCCFKKKKQLDQPVVSV, encoded by the exons ATGGAGATTTTCGCTGAAAATGCCACTCAAAAGCTGTATGAAGCAAGCATGAGGGGATGTGTAGCCACGTTGAACACATTGATACAGAATGATCCAATCATTCTCCATAAAATTTCACTCACTCGCTTCACTGAAACTCCCTTGCATATCTCAGCTTTGCTTGGTCATGTTGAGTTCACCAAAGCTATTGTGAGCCACAAGCCTCAACTTGTCACAGAGTTGGACTCTTTCAAACGCTCACCTCTTCACTTGGCTGCTGCTGAGGGCCACGGTGAAATTGTCAAAGAGCTGTTAATAGCAAATAAGAATGTGAGTATGGTTGCTGACCAAGAGGGGAGAATTCCTCTCCATTTGGCTGCAATGAGAGGGAGAGTTGAGGTGATACAAGAGCTTATAAGTGCAAAACCTGAGTCAATTCTTGTGCAAATCCATGGAGAGACAGCTCTACATTTATGTGTTAAGCATAATCATTTGGATGCACTCAAAGTATTGGTGTCATCAGTTGATGATGAGGAGTTTCTCAATTCCAAAAACCTTGAAGGGAACTCTATCTTGCAAGTATCTGCTATATTGCAGCAATATGAG ACCACTAGGTACTTGCTTTCAGTGCAAAAAATAAGAGTGGATCTGAACTCCTTGACCAAAAATGGCTTTCCAGCCTTTGATGGAATCTGCAGAAATGGCTCAATTCAAAGGAATTTACAGAACAATCCCACCAAAGAAACAACCACCAAAGATAGAACCACCAAAGTTCGAATCACCCAACTActgcaaaaattaaaatcactaTGGAGAAGGCTCACCAAGGACAAGAGGGACCGCTataaaaaaacaagagagaacTTGATGGTGGTGGCCATTTTGTTGGCCACCATGAGTTTCCAGATTGCAACAAACCCACCAGGTGGCAACTGGCAAATAGACACCACCAATCAGGGCTGCCCAGCGGGGGAAACTTGCATAGCTGGAACTTCAATTCATGCATACACTCATAAAGATGTGTACCACACATTAACAATCGTGAGCACAATCTCATTCTCAGCATCTCTCGGCATAATTTTGTGGCTCATTAGTGGTGTTCCTCTCAGGAATAGAGTTTCTGAGGGGATTTTGCGGGTGGGAATGTGGGTTGCAGTGCTGTGTATAGCCGGTGCATACATTTTGTCAATGAGCTTGGTGGTGCCATATGATAAAGTATTAGATGACATTAGTACGTATTACGAACAGACTTGGGTTTACTTGCTTATGGGTATTCTTTTTATTCATGCAATTAGATTTTGCTGGTGGGTGTTGAAGAAGCTGTTCATGGGGGTGATTTTTGTGGCTAAACGTTGctgttttaagaagaaaaaacagcTTGATCAGCCTGTG GTGAGTGTTTAG
- the LOC123218406 gene encoding ankyrin repeat-containing protein BDA1-like isoform X3 — MEIIAENDTQRLYEASMRGCVATLNTLIQNDPLILHKISLTPFTETPLHISALLGHVEFTKAIVSQKPQLVTELDSFKRSPLHLAAAEGHGEIVKELLIASKDVSMVADQEGRIPLHLAAMRGRVEVIKELISAKPESILVQIHGETALHLCVKHNHLDALVLVSSVDDEEFLNSKNLEGNSILQVSVILQQYKTTRYLLSEQKIRVDLNSLTKNGFPAFDGVCRNGSIQRNLQNNPTKETTTKVRITQSLQKLKSIWRRLSKDKSDRYEKTRGNFIVVAILLATMSFQIATKPPGGNWQADTNHSKDKTCPEGETCIAGTSIHAYTHKDVYHTLTIVSTISFSASLGIILWLISGVPLRNRVSEGILRVGMWVAVLCIAGAYILSMSLVVPHDEILSYISMFYEQTWVYLLMGILFIHAIRFCMWVLKKLFTGVIFVAKRCCFKKKKQVDQPVVSV, encoded by the exons ATGGAGATTATCGCTGAAAATGACACTCAAAGGCTGTATGAAGCAAGCATGAGGGGATGTGTAGCAACCTTGAACACATTGATACAGAATGATCCATTAATTCTCCATAAAATTTCACTCACTCCCTTTACTGAAACTCCCTTGCACATCTCAGCTTTGCTTGGTCATGTTGAGTTCACCAAAGCTATTGTGAGCCAAAAGCCTCAACTTGTCACAGAGTTGGACTCTTTCAAACGCTCACCTCTTCACTTGGCTGCTGCTGAGGGCCACGGTGAAATTGTCAAAGAGCTGTTAATAGCAAGTAAGGATGTGAGTATGGTTGCTGACCAAGAGGGGAGAATTCCTCTCCATTTGGCTGCAATGAGAGGGAGAGTTGAGGTGATAAAAGAGCTTATAAGTGCAAAACCTGAGTCAATTCTTGTGCAAATCCATGGAGAAACAGCTTTACATTTATGTGTTAAGCATAATCATTTGGATGCACTAGTATTGGTGTCATCAGTTGATGATGAGGAGTTTCTCAATTCCAAAAACCTTGAAGGGAACTCTATCTTGCAAGTATCTGTTATATTGCAGCAATATAAG ACCACTAGGTACTTGCTTTCAGAGCAAAAAATAAGAGTGGATCTGAACTCCTTGACCAAAAATGGCTTTCCAGCCTTTGATGGAGTCTGCAGAAATGGCTCAATTCAAAGGAATTTACAGAACAATCCCACCAAAGAAACAACCACCAAAGTTCGAATCACCCAATCActgcaaaaattaaaatcaatatggAGAAGGCTCAGCAAGGACAAGAGCGACCGCTATGAAAAAACAAGAGGCAACTTTATAGTGGTGGCCATTTTGTTGGCCACTATGAGTTTCCAGATTGCAACAAAGCCACCAGGTGGCAACTGGCAAGCAGACACCAATCATTCGAAAGATAAAACCTGCCCAGAGGGGGAAACTTGCATAGCTGGAACTTCAATTCATGCATACACTCATAAAGATGTGTACCACACATTAACAATCGTGAGCACAATCTCATTCTCAGCATCTCTCGGCATAATTTTGTGGCTCATTAGTGGTGTTCCTCTCAGGAATAGAGTTTCTGAGGGGATTTTGCGGGTGGGAATGTGGGTTGCAGTGCTGTGTATAGCCGGTGCATACATTTTGTCAATGAGCTTGGTGGTGCCACATGATGAAATATTATCTTACATTAGTATGTTTTACGAACAGACTTGGGTTTACTTGCTTATGGGTATTCTTTTTATTCATGCAATTAGATTTTGCATGTGGGTGTTGAAGAAGCTGTTCACCGGGGTGATTTTTG